From the genome of Methanosarcinales archaeon:
AAATGGTTACTCAACGCCAGAAAAAGTGACCACTGGGAAGGGGATAACCAGGTGAGGAATACGGCCAGGGCATGTTCTGCACTATTTAATTGCGGCTTTTCATGCAGTAATTCTGCAAAATTTCTGGAAAGTATGCAGTTAGACAACGGCTCATGGAATAATGATGTGTATGATACCTGTTACAGCCTGATATCACTGGGACAAATGGGTAATAAAAACCAAACAGGTGTCAAATGGTTACTGGATACATTTTCTGAAAACTTGAAACACCCGGGCACTATTGCTCTTATCAATTCTGCAATGATATACCAGTATTCAGAAGGATTAGCTGATACAATAAGTCGCAATTCTTCCTGGTTATTGGCCCAGTGTACTGATGGAAACTGGAAATATACTGCCACTTCCTGCCTGGTAGTGCAGTCATTAATACTTGACGGGCGTTGTGATCAGGTAAAAGAGTCTGTGGATTGGCTGTTGGATCGAATTGAAGAAGAAGAGGATACTGGATGGAAAGTGTCGGTCGTTGCGCTTGTTTTAATAACACTGAAAACATTATGAATTGAATTAACCAAACGGAGTTATAAGAATATGAAATATATATGGGTCGTTAATGTGGACGAAGAGAAAGCTAAACAACATGAAATCACTCCTGGAGATGTCACCAAGGCAATTGAATCATTAGGTGAGGGCTGTTTTGAAGTCATTGAAATAATATTCCAGGAAGATGATGCAGAATAAATGGTATCAATAGCAATTATAGGACAGGAAGGTTCTGGGAGGAGTTCTCTTTCAGCCAAGCTCGGCAAAAAGGGTAATGTATCAGATATTACCATGTATGATTTTGCCAAAGGTGAGCAGATCCTTACTATCATAGACTCATCAGGTTATCCTGCATCTCCCAAACCCCTGATGACCGCATTAGGTATGTCTGATATCGTTCTCCTCTGTGTCCCGCCATCAGGAATGAATGCTGTTACTGGTGAATGTGTAATAGCTGTTGATCTATTGGGATTGACCCGGGGAATTATTGTCCAGACCATGTCTGATAGGTCAAATCCTTATGAACTGGAGGTAAATACTAAACAGATCAGGTCGTTGCTTAAAGGTACCACTGCCCGGGACTGGGATATTATTCCTTTGTCTACAACTACCTTTGAAGGAATAGAACAGTTAAAAGAAGCCATTAATCGTTTTGATAAGGAAGTGGCGACCAAAAACCTGACCATGAACGATCTTCCATCCAGGGTGGTAGTGGATCATTCATTTAATGTCAAGGGCATCGGTTCAGTAATACTGGGTCGGGTGATACAGGGAACTATACATAAACAAGATAAGGTCATGGTCCATCCCACAGGCCAGGAGATCGAGATACGCAACATCCAGATGCATGATGAGGATAAAACACAGGCAGGTACTGGCTCTCGTGTCGGACTGGCATTGAAAGGCATCCAGGCTAAGGATGTGGATCGGGGACACATAATCTCAAATAACGAGATATCCTCAAATGAAATCGAACTTGAGTGCAGTGTTTCAAAATTCAGTCAGGGGTTAAGTGTAGGCAGCACCTTGCACCTGTATGTTACTCTTCAGTCCACCCCAGTAAAAATAACAAAGATCACCCGGGATGGACAGGATATAACAGAAGCGCCTGCGGGCAGTGTATGCAGGGTTTTAATTAATGCCGGTGAAGTAATATCATATAATGAAAGGGATGTCTTTGTTTTAGTGGATCTGAACAACAAAAAACAGCGATTAATTGCCCGGGGTCTGCCGGCATGAAGAACGGTAATGGAATGGATGAAATAGCCACGTTATGCAATGATGTGACATTTGCAATATCTGATGCCATAAAAAACCTGGTTGGGACTGTTGAGGGAAACAGGGTCGTTGGAATGGGTGCTGATGGCACACCTTCCAAACTTATCGATGTCGTCGCCGAAGATGCTGCCCTTGAAATCCTGGCATCATCCGGTATCGACATGAAAATAGTCTCTGAGGAGAAGGGATACCTTACATTTGGGGATAATCCTGAGTTTACTGTAGTGCTGGATCCAATAGATGGTACGTACAATGCCACACACTCCTTACCTTTTTTTTCAGTATCCATTGCAGTGGGAGATGATGATCTTTCAGATATCAGATATGGTAAAGTGTTCAATCTTGCCACTGGCATGGATTTCACGGCCGCAATGGGACGCGGTGCTTTCTGTAATGATCAAGAGATACAGGTATCACCATTGAACAAACTCAATGAGTTCACTGTTGTAGCTTATGGATACCTTGATAGTGAAGATACATTAAAACGACTGGGAAGAAACGTACGACGTATCAGGTCCTTTGGCAGTGCCGCCCTGGAATTATGTTATGTGGCATCGGCCAGGGTAGATGCATTTGTTGATTTGAGAAGCAGGATGAGAGTTACCGATTTAGCAGCAGGAATCCTTATCATAAAGGAAGCAGGAGGTATTGTGACAGATGGACGTGACCAACCTTTATCAGGAGAACTGAATGTTACCAGTCGGATCAATATAGTTGCATCCAATGGGAATGCACACACTAATCTTGAAAAAACAATAGTGTTATAATGTTAGGGATTCTACGTAATTTTAATACATTATGCCAGGGGTATTCGATTGATCAGGAAAGTAGGAGTGGTCTCCCGCTGTGATAAGGCAGGTGCAGTTGAAATAGCCAAAAAGGTAATCGGCCACCTTACTGATAAGGTTGATGTGTATATTGACCCTGGTACTGCAAGTGAACTTAACATTGAAGGGACTTCTGTAGGCCAGATGCGCCAGTTGGGGGTAGAAGTATTAATTACTATAGGCGGAGATGGGACAGTCCTCAGGACGATACAGCACATGGATGATCCCCTTCCAATTTTACCTATTAATATGGGGACAGTAGGTTTTCTGGTTGATGTGGAAGCAGAAGATGCAGTTCCAACTATAGATTCCATACTTTCTGGTTTTGAGTTGGATGAACGCTCCAGGTTTGAAGTCTGGATAAATGGTATAAAACTCCCTTCTGCCACCAACGAAGTAGTGATCATAACATCCCATCCTGCTAAGATACTGGCTTATAAGATCTGGGTTGATGAATTTGAACTTGAAGAACTGAGGGCCGACGGATTGATCATTGCCACCCCCACCGGTTCCACAGCATATGCCATGAGTGCCGGGGGACCTATCGTGGACCCGAGGGTGGATGCTGCTGTTGTAGTGCCGCTGGCACCTTTTAAACTTGCATCAAGACCCTGGGTCGTTCCTGCCCAAAGTACAATTAAAGTTGAACTGCTCCTGTCAGGCAAGGAAGCCGAAGTTGTGGTAGATGGACAGTATTCCCGGAACATTACTTCAAATCATACGATACGGATCGAAAAAGCAGCTAATCCGGCACGGTTTGTTCGAATCAAACATGGTGGTTTCTACGATAAAGTAAAAAGCAAATTACATTGACCAAAAACATTTAGATTTAAGTTGTGGTACAACGTAAAAAGGTCAGGTAATCTTAATGATAATTGTAATTTCAATTGGTGGGTCTGTATTAATCAGCGATCTTGATCCGGGAAGGATCTACAAATATGCTGAAAATGTAAAACAACTAACTGAAGAACATACCATTTACGTGGTAGTGGGCGGGGGCAGGATTGCGAGAGATTATATATCTACGGCCAGAGCGCTGGGTGCAAACGAAGTGGAATGCGATGTTATAGGCATCGATATGACCCGCATCAATGCAAGGCTCTTGATCGCTGCTTTAGGTAAAAGCGCATATCCTGAACCTTCCAGGAGCTACCTTGATGCAAATAATGCGGCATATTGGGGCAAGATAGTAGTAATGGGTGGTTTGATACCTGGCCAGACCACTGATGCTGTTTCTGCTGTATTGGCCGAATATGTAGGGGCTGATCTGTTAATTAATGCCACATCCGTGGATGGGGTATATACCGCAGATCCCAACCGCGATAAAGAGGCAAAGAAATTATCAAGCATGACCCCATCAGAATTGGTCGAGATCGTAATAAAGATAGATATGGCTGCGGGTTCGAACTCACCCATAGACCCGCTTGCAGCCAAGATCATCCAGCGTTGCGGTATCAAGACCATTGTAATAGATGGAACAGATCCTAAGAATATTGTCGAAGCAGTGGCCGGCCGTCACAGCGGAACACTGATATCAAATTAAACCTTTTTTGACACTCCGTTGATATTATGAATCCAGGACTTAATACTAGGAATTTCAGTTTTTCATCCAGGGCTGTAGTGGATAACCCATTCAACTGGGCCTACGAGCTGGAAGAGTTGGGATTTTCCGGCTGGGAGATCGTGTGTGAAGGGAAGCAGGAGCTGAATGACAGAAACCTTGCGCAGATTTCCACAATTCTTGAGACCACTAACCTTGTACTTACGGTCCATCTTCCCTTCTCAGACCTGAACCTTGCCAGTCTTAACGAACCCATGTGGAGGGAAACCCTGCGCCAGATGAAGCAGAACATCAAACTGGCTTCACCCTTCACGCGGATCGCTGCCGTCCACCCCGGGCACCTCTCACCCTTAGGTATGCAGATGCCTGACCTGTCATGGCAGAAGAATATTGAAGGATTGCAGCAGCTTTGTGATTATGCTGCAGAATATGATATGACAATCGGTGTGGAAAACATGGTCAATATGGATGCTATATTAGGCAGGCATGCTGAAGAGATACTGGGCATGATCGAATCTGTTGACAGGGAGAACCTGGGATTGACCCTTGATGTGGGTCATGCAAATACCAATGGTATGGTCGATGCATTCCTTGATAAATGTCTTGACAGAGTGGTTCATGTGCATCTTCACGATAATAATGGAAAAAGGGATGAACATCTACCTGCAGGACAGGGTATTGTTGACTGGGAAAAGGTTGTAGGCTCAATTAATGGGCTTGGTACCAGGATCGTACTGGAGGCCCGGACAATACAGGAAGGGGAAGCCAGTTTGAGATTTTTACGAGATCTGGTTCAATAGTTAAACACCGATTTTCGTCAAGTGTTTATGTCTCATAATTCAACCTTGGTCAGGA
Proteins encoded in this window:
- a CDS encoding UMP kinase, which produces MIIVISIGGSVLISDLDPGRIYKYAENVKQLTEEHTIYVVVGGGRIARDYISTARALGANEVECDVIGIDMTRINARLLIAALGKSAYPEPSRSYLDANNAAYWGKIVVMGGLIPGQTTDAVSAVLAEYVGADLLINATSVDGVYTADPNRDKEAKKLSSMTPSELVEIVIKIDMAAGSNSPIDPLAAKIIQRCGIKTIVIDGTDPKNIVEAVAGRHSGTLISN
- a CDS encoding sugar phosphate isomerase/epimerase, which translates into the protein MNPGLNTRNFSFSSRAVVDNPFNWAYELEELGFSGWEIVCEGKQELNDRNLAQISTILETTNLVLTVHLPFSDLNLASLNEPMWRETLRQMKQNIKLASPFTRIAAVHPGHLSPLGMQMPDLSWQKNIEGLQQLCDYAAEYDMTIGVENMVNMDAILGRHAEEILGMIESVDRENLGLTLDVGHANTNGMVDAFLDKCLDRVVHVHLHDNNGKRDEHLPAGQGIVDWEKVVGSINGLGTRIVLEARTIQEGEASLRFLRDLVQ
- a CDS encoding NAD(+)/NADH kinase, translating into MIRKVGVVSRCDKAGAVEIAKKVIGHLTDKVDVYIDPGTASELNIEGTSVGQMRQLGVEVLITIGGDGTVLRTIQHMDDPLPILPINMGTVGFLVDVEAEDAVPTIDSILSGFELDERSRFEVWINGIKLPSATNEVVIITSHPAKILAYKIWVDEFELEELRADGLIIATPTGSTAYAMSAGGPIVDPRVDAAVVVPLAPFKLASRPWVVPAQSTIKVELLLSGKEAEVVVDGQYSRNITSNHTIRIEKAANPARFVRIKHGGFYDKVKSKLH
- a CDS encoding elongation factor Tu, with the translated sequence MVSIAIIGQEGSGRSSLSAKLGKKGNVSDITMYDFAKGEQILTIIDSSGYPASPKPLMTALGMSDIVLLCVPPSGMNAVTGECVIAVDLLGLTRGIIVQTMSDRSNPYELEVNTKQIRSLLKGTTARDWDIIPLSTTTFEGIEQLKEAINRFDKEVATKNLTMNDLPSRVVVDHSFNVKGIGSVILGRVIQGTIHKQDKVMVHPTGQEIEIRNIQMHDEDKTQAGTGSRVGLALKGIQAKDVDRGHIISNNEISSNEIELECSVSKFSQGLSVGSTLHLYVTLQSTPVKITKITRDGQDITEAPAGSVCRVLINAGEVISYNERDVFVLVDLNNKKQRLIARGLPA
- a CDS encoding bifunctional fructose-bisphosphatase/inositol-phosphate phosphatase, producing MDEIATLCNDVTFAISDAIKNLVGTVEGNRVVGMGADGTPSKLIDVVAEDAALEILASSGIDMKIVSEEKGYLTFGDNPEFTVVLDPIDGTYNATHSLPFFSVSIAVGDDDLSDIRYGKVFNLATGMDFTAAMGRGAFCNDQEIQVSPLNKLNEFTVVAYGYLDSEDTLKRLGRNVRRIRSFGSAALELCYVASARVDAFVDLRSRMRVTDLAAGILIIKEAGGIVTDGRDQPLSGELNVTSRINIVASNGNAHTNLEKTIVL